In one window of Plasmodium berghei ANKA genome assembly, chromosome: 14 DNA:
- a CDS encoding 10 kDa chaperonin, putative encodes MASIAKKFIPLMDRILISKIVPKTTTKSGLFLPESATEPSYTGKVLAVGPGRITSTGNKIPPSVKEGDVVVLPEYGGSSLKIDGEEFFVYRDDDIIGIIKDQ; translated from the exons Atg GCTTCAATAgcaaaaaaattcattCCATTAATGGATCGTATCTTAATAAGTAAAATAGTGCCCAAAACCACCACAAAATCTGGATTATTTTTACCAGAAAGTGCAACCGAACCTTCATACACAGGAAAA GTATTGGCAGTTGGACCTGGACGCATAACAAGCActggaaataaaattccACCTAGTGTAAAAGAAGGTGATGTTGTTGTTTTACCAGAATATGGAGGATCCTCATTAAAAATTGATGGCGAAGAATTTTTTGTCTATAGAGATGATGATATAATAGGCATTATTAAAGACCAATGA
- a CDS encoding serine--tRNA ligase, putative, with product MHKIILSILLVLCIYFVLGKCIKHPSIKLFINTTTYSCKSNDFNLIKKKKRENTKWSNLISSNLNSYNKKGEDGKLNTPNKGECEDQDKVGLSLKFLKENEQKVIENLKKRGIEKKLEDINVMKNLIHEKNQLEIVRNNLRNKRKILSDKVKDLMLKNKNILMDENRRNNSTNNNDNEFYNANKDGCVNEKNINIIKNEISNINENINLNEAKMFELKNKIEEHFNRLPNILLNKVPEGINSKSNKIVKTYKTKNINIWDDNDGNFLDPHENIIKRYDNNNDNIFKNISNKIGFGYNILVNNIANLERALINFMINVHTNKFNYTYVKAPTIISRSALTNTGQLPKFENDLFKINQDYKILNEEAFLIPTSEVSLLNLFKNSLIEHEHLPIKLVSHSPCFRIEKNYTYGKTSKGLLREHIFEKVELISITDKITSFLHYKNLIKHCEYILKKLKIPYRLVLLNSIETPFSASICYDIEAWLPSQKRFLEVSSCSNCLDFQARKLNLKFKKNDKSLFCHTINGSGLAVGRVLAIILEQYQIKRSSKNDKIRLTVPKVLRRYMKESIIDL from the coding sequence atgcataaaataatattatcaatattGTTAGTATTatgcatttattttgtattagGGAAATGTATCAAACATCCCAGTATAAAGctatttattaatacaaCAACCTATAGTTGCAAATCAAatgattttaatttaataaaaaagaaaaaaagagagAACACAAAATGGAGTAATCTTATTAGCAGCAATTTGAACTCTTACAATAAAAAGGGTGAAGATGGAAAGTTAAACACACCAAATAAAGGTGAATGTGAGGATCAAGATAAAGTTGGATTGAGTTTAAAATTTCTGAAAGAAAACGAACAGAAGGttatagaaaatttaaaaaaaagagggatagaaaaaaaactagaagatataaatgtgatgaaaaatttaattcatGAAAAAAACCAACTTGAAATAGTAAGAAATAATCTGAGAAATAAacgaaaaatattatcagATAAAGTTAAAGATTTAATgctaaaaaacaaaaatatattgatgGATGAAAATAGAAGAAACAATTCgactaataataatgacaACGAATTTTATAATGCTAACAAAGATGGATGcgtaaatgaaaaaaatatcaacataataaaaaatgaaattagcaatattaatgaaaacataaatttaaaCGAAGCAAAAATGTTTGaacttaaaaataaaattgaagaaCACTTTAATAGGCTACCAAACATTCTATTAAATAAAGTTCCAGAAGGAATTAATTcaaaaagtaataaaattgttaaaacatataaaacaaaaaatatcaatataTGGGATGATAATGATGGTAATTTTTTAGACCCTCATGaaaatatcataaaaaggtatgataataataatgataatatatttaaaaatatatctaatAAAATAGGTTTTGGTTATAATATActtgtaaataatatagcCAACTTAGAAAGAgcattaataaattttatgataaatGTGCATactaataaatttaattacaCATATGTAAAGGCACCTACAATTATAAGTAGATCGGCTTTAACAAATACTGGCCAATTACCAAAATTTGAAAAcgatttatttaaaattaatcaagattataaaattttaaatgaagAAGCTTTTCTAATTCCAACAAGTGAAGTAtctttattaaatttatttaaaaattcacTAATAGAACATGAACATTTACCTATTAAATTAGTTAGCCATTCGCCTTGCTTTagaatagaaaaaaattatacttATGGTAAAACTTCGAAAGGTTTATTACGTGAgcatatttttgaaaaagtAGAATTAATATCTATAACTGATAAAATAACATCCTTTTTAcactataaaaatttaattaaacattgtgaatatatattaaaaaaattaaaaataccATATAGActtgttttattaaattctATTGAAACCCCATTTTCAGCTTCAATATGCTATGATATAGAAGCTTGGTTACCGAGTCAAAAAAGGTTTCTTGAAGTATCATCATGCTCTAATTGTTTAGATTTTCAGGCaagaaaattaaatttaaagtttaaaaaaaatgacaaaaGTCTATTTTGCCATACTATTAATGGTTCAGGGTTGGCAGTAGGAAGAGTCTTAGCCATAATATTAGAACAATATCAAATAAAGAGAAGttcaaaaaatgataaaatccGTTTAACTGTACCTAAAGTATTACGAAGATATATGAAGGAATCCATAATTGATTTATAG
- a CDS encoding serpentine receptor, putative, which produces MVIWKANPKNKNLLYLLFLYIFFISFTNCQLIKLDGQKINTNYILYVLKGLYIYGKNDVPYILLGEKKDMNSAGPHAIFENVGISTTEIKNTKYFTFGRKNNSDHNDNANEKNDEDGEMEKTNNNNSTSYEEEDDESEEKRKKKGFKLNLYKDNPYVQRKTEHSDLEDWDSNDNISDLFLEIIIMKESDFNKLYLPKDSNMCCYTEMTGIDNNDKYTCPGKGYLKRYLGESEFHSLKVPIYFINDRIEDDNTSSGNEVNYNKFLELIKNEHIYNIDKTDIYTVFLSNCGDSKVYELDLHGNIHILNKYGYLPGDKIPKLNLYVSLMIIYFIYSMIWSYSLIKNKTNVIKIQVWISVCIFLYLLENMFLYLYFMTYNVQAKINNNYLFMAVFFSVLKNVCSYLLILLGSLGWGLVIPTLDRKTFIKIKVLFIFFIIFDFIKQFLDAHLAEEHVNAVYFLCCILPMSIIYAIIYIWIFISSSKIIIQLNEDKQYEKLNMFKNFFNVLILALIFSIISLIIDLFVMLFPSDQLWNLKCYISEGVNSFLFLTVLSAMCMLFKPSERLKRISHFTEIGDMDEMDDFSHFKNSIEDIS; this is translated from the coding sequence ATGGTGATATGGAAGGCCAATccgaaaaataaaaacttaTTATACCTTCTCTtcttgtatatattttttataagtttTACAAATTGTCAATTAATAAAACTCGATGGGCAAAAAATcaatacaaattatatactttATGTTTTGAAGggtttatacatatatggaaaaaatgacgtaccatatattttgttagGAGAGAAAAAAGATATGAACAGTGCAGGACCCCATGctatatttgaaaatgtAGGTATAAGTACAactgaaataaaaaatactaaGTATTTCACATTTGgcagaaaaaataattctgatcataatgataatgccaacgaaaaaaatgacgAGGATGGGGAAATGGAGAAGacaaacaataataattccACTTCTTATGAAGAAGAAGATGACGAAAgtgaagaaaaaagaaaaaaaaaaggattTAAACTAAACTTATACAAAGATAATCCATATGTTCAAAGAAAAACAGAACACTCAGATTTGGAGGATTGGGATtcaaatgataatatatctgatttatttttagaaataataattatgaaagaAAGcgattttaataaattatatttaccCAAAGATAGTAATATGTGCTGCTATACTGAAATGACTGGAATCGATAATAATGACAAATACACATGTCCAGGAAAAGGATATTTAAAGAGATATTTAGGTGAATCCGAATTTCATTCATTAAAAGTaccaatttattttataaatgataGAATAGAAGATGATAATACTTCGTCAGGAAATGAagtaaattataataaatttctagaactaataaaaaatgagcatatatataatatagacaaaacagatatatatacagtatttttatcaaattgtGGAGATAGTAAAGTTTATGAATTAGACCTACATGGgaatatacacatattgAACAAATACGGATATTTACCAGGAGATAAAATACCAAAGctaaatttatatgtttctcttatgattatatattttatatattcaatgATATGGTCCTAttcattaataaaaaataaaacaaatgttataaaaattcaagTATGGATATCAgtgtgtatatttttatatttattagaaaatatgtttttatatttatattttatgacaTATAATGTTCAGgctaaaataaataataattaccTATTTATGGCAGTTTTTTTCagtgttttaaaaaatgtttgctcttatttattaatattattaggGTCATTAGGTTGGGGACTAGTTATACCAACATTAGATAGaaaaacatttattaaaataaaagtgttatttattttttttataatatttgattttataaaacaattCTTAGATGCCCATTTAGCAGAAGAACATGTGAATGCTGTATATTTCTTATGTTGTATTTTGCCTATGTCTATAATATACgccattatatatatatggatatttatatcatcaagcaaaattattatacaattaaatgaagataaacaatatgaaaaattgaACATGTTCAAAAacttttttaatgttttaaTACTTGCACTTATATTCtcaattatttctttaattattgatttatttgtaaTGTTGTTTCCAAGCGATCAATTATGGAACCTAAAATGTTACATAAGTGAAGGAGTTAACAGCTTCTTATTTCTAACTGTCTTGTCAGCTATGTGTATGCTATTTAAACCCTCAGAGAGACTTAAGAGAATTTCTCATTTCACAGAAATTGGGGATATGGATGAAATGGATGATTTCTctcattttaaaaattcaattGAAGATATTTCATAG
- a CDS encoding radial spoke head protein 9, putative: MINLKNLDFHLGNLTESNRCLNHEEKLGVVFGMTNLEEEVKKEIYFWGKIEGIENDYYIAYHFKDDDFFPKKVFYYCNDDYKFHDLIKGNDNLIEKLERKMPFTLFNGIPNSFYSKGSICKRKENDNNNDKYTDETETDDENSESKKSENESDEENNDESNGESGEGSEQSWNDNNLVSDSPENDKHEYKNKGINDNDINNSNNNRNHKNKSERKNDIIELERLSYVIRKIDNETFIIPHDSIKITNNMEMKFSNFSGLNIIDALKLTSWVHFRYPKNLTSDKIKNYNTFFLNNFLDTIKSDIPSNAWNIKINKELNKISIINFLYPGYTFYHTLNTPFYASIYIGNGLPNHDLPFLLP, translated from the coding sequence ATGataaatttaaagaatTTAGATTTCCATTTAGGAAATTTAACTGAGTCCAACAGATGTTTAAATCATGAAGAGAAATTAGGCGTGGTATTTGGAATGACGAACTTAGAAGAAGAAGTaaagaaagaaatatatttttgggGTAAAATTGAAGGTATAGAAAATGACTATTATATAGCATACCATTTTAAGGATGATGATTTTTTTCCTAAAAAggtattttattattgtaatGATGATTATAAATTTCATGATTTAATAAAAGGTAATGATAATTTGATTGAAAAACTTGAGAGAAAAATGCCATTTACCTTATTCAATGGTATACCTAATAGTTTTTATTCAAAGGGTTCGATATGTAAAAGgaaagaaaatgataataataatgataaatatactGATGAGACTGAAACAGACGATGAAAATAGCGAAAGTAAGAAAAGCGAAAACGAAAGTGACGAAGAAAATAACGACGAAAGTAATGGAGAAAGTGGTGAAGGAAGTGAGCAAAGTTGGAATGACAATAATTTAGTTAGCGATAGCCcagaaaatgataaacatgaatataaaaataaaggcataaatgataatgatataaataacagCAATAATAATCGAAACcataaaaacaaaagtgaaagaaaaaatgatataatagAACTTGAAAGACTATCTTATGTCATAAGAAAAATAGACAACGAAACTTTTATCATTCCTCATGACTCtattaaaataacaaataacATGGAAATGAAATTTTCCAATTTTTCAGGGCTAAATATTATTGATGCACTAAAATTAACATCATGGGTTCATTTTAGATATCCTAAAAACCTAACGTcggataaaataaaaaattacaatactttttttttaaataacttTTTAGATACTATTAAATCAGATATCCCATCAAATGCGTggaatattaaaattaataaagaattaaataaaatatccataataaattttttgtatcCTGGCTACACATTTTATCATACTCTCAATACACCTTTTTATGCTTCAATTTACATAGGAAATGGCTTGCCTAACCATGACCtaccttttttattaccaTAA
- a CDS encoding signal recognition particle subunit SRP19, putative: protein MNRIESVYINDDSNDISRWNVIYPNYLNKKKKIKEGRKININFCVPDPSVHEISLACKELNIPCVIEQNKCYPRDWLVEGRVRIKIPIIENGKTNKFAVMRQIGSKLQTIKTNVDYNTSINQNNLTKKKKEKDKKKKKKT, encoded by the coding sequence atgaacagAATAGAGtctgtatatataaatgatgataGTAATGATATATCAAGATGGAATGTAATATATcctaattatttaaataaaaaaaaaaaaataaaagaaggcagaaaaataaatataaatttttgtgTGCCAGATCCATCTGTTCATGAAATATCATTAGCATGCaaagaattaaatattCCATGTGTTAtagaacaaaataaatgttaCCCTAGAGATTGGCTAGTAGAAGGAAGAGTACGAATTAAAATACCTATTATAGAAAATGGAAAGACAAATAAATTTGCTGTGATGAGACAAATTGGTTCTAAATTACaaacaataaaaacaaatgtaGATTATAATACTTCTATTAATCAAAATAACTTaacaaaaaagaaaaaagaaaaagacaaaaaaaaaaaaaaaaaaacataa
- a CDS encoding glycerol-3-phosphate dehydrogenase [NAD(+)], putative — protein MMHRSIFDKLKEGPLKVSIIGCGNWASAICKIVGTNAKNNYILDNEVKMWCRDEKINNESIVNIMNKTHENIKYLKGISLPHNVVANSDLSYVINNSDLLIFTTPSQYLEGLLSLIKENKSIKIAKHVKAISLTKGFIFKNDKIILCSNLISNALDIPCCALSGANIAMDIALERFSEATIGGKDKEGLLIWQRVFDIPYFKINCVNESVEVELFGAIKNVIVMAVGFCDGLEICTNSKSAIIRIGINETILFGKTFFEKFNENIIFESCGFADIITSFLAGRNARCAAEFVKSNPKKSWEQLEVELLNGQKLQGIITLKYAYAMIKKKELTEKFPLITILYQISFENKEPSELIKAFMTSTISPINY, from the exons ATGATGCATCGAAGCATTTTTGATAAACTAAAAGAAGGCCCTCTCAAg GTATCAATAATTGGATGCGGAAACTGGGCTAGCGCTATATGCAAAATTGTTGGGACtaatgcaaaaaataattatatacttGATAATGAAGTAAAAATGTGGTGTAgagatgaaaaaataaataatgaaagcatagtaaatattatgaataaaacacatgaaaatataaaatatttaaaaggtATATCATTACCACATAATGTTGTTGCAAATTCAGATTTATCTtatgttataaataattctgatttgttaatatttactACTCCATCACAATATTTAGAAGGCCTATTAAgtttaataaaagaaaacaaatCAATTAAAATAGCAAAACATGTAAAAGCAATATCACTCACTAAAGGgtttatattcaaaaatgataaaataattctttGTTCAAATTTAATTTCTAATGCCTTAGATATTCCATGTTGTGCCTTATCAGGTGCAAATATAGCTATG GATATTGCTTTGGAGCGTTTTTCTGAAGCTACAATAGGAGGGAAAGATAAAGAAGGATTATTAATTTGGCAAAGAGTATTTGATATTCcttatttcaaaattaacTGTGTTAACGAAAGTGTCGAAGTTGAA TTATTTGGAGCCATAAAAAATGTCATAGTAATGGCTGTAGGTTTTTGTGACGGATTAGAAATTTGTACAAATTCTAAATCTGCAATTATCAGAATTGGAATTAATGaaactattttatttggaaaaacattttttgaaaaatttaacgaaaatataatttttgaaaGTTGTGGATTTGCAGATATTATAACATCCTTCTTAGCAGGAAGAAATGCCAGATGCGCTGCCGAATTTGTAAAAAGTAATCCCAAAAAATCATGGGAACAATTGGAAGTTGAACTATTGAATGGCCAAAAGTTACag GGAATTATCACCTTAAAATATGCTTATGCTATGATTAAGAAGAAAGAATTAACCGAGAAATTCCCACTCATTACTATTCTTTATCAAATTtcttttgaaaataaagagCCATCAGAATTAATAAAAGCATTTATGACGAGTACAATTTCGCCAATAAactattaa
- a CDS encoding thioredoxin peroxidase 2, putative, with protein sequence MRILNSLFSNVYKRSVRSFSHVTQKAHDFTAQGVNKNNEIINVQLSSYIGKKYCCLFFYPLNYTFVCPTEVIEFNKHVKSFEEKNVELLGISVDSVYSHMAWKNMPIEKGGIGNINFTLVSDINKEISKNYNVLYDNSFALRGLFIIDLEGKIRHKTVNDLSIGRNVNEVLRVIDSIIHVDTSGNVCPINWKKGDKSFRPNNEALLDYLNTEYKK encoded by the coding sequence atgagaatTTTAAACAGTTTATTCAGTAACGTATATAAAAGATCAGTGAGATCGTTTTCTCATGTTACTCAGAAGGCTCATGATTTTACAGCACAAGgagtaaataaaaataatgaaatcaTAAATGTTCAATTATCATCATATATaggtaaaaaatattgttgtttgtttttttacCCCTTAAACTATACATTTGTTTGTCCGACAGAAGTGATAGAGTTTAATAAACATGTAAAATCatttgaagaaaaaaatgtagaaCTATTAGGAATATCTGTAGATTCAGTTTATAGTCATATGGCATGGAAAAATATGCCTATCGAAAAAGGGGGTATAggaaatattaattttacatTAGTATCAGATATAAACAAAgaaatttcaaaaaattataatgtcCTATATGATAACTCCTTTGCCTTAAGGGGTTTATTTATAATCGATTTAGAAGGAAAAATTAGGCATAAAACTGTTAACGATTTATCAATAGGCAGAAACGTTAATGAAGTTTTAAGGGTTATAGATTCTATAATTCATGTTGATACAAGTGGTAATGTTTGCCCAATCAATTGGAAAAAAGGAGACAAATCGTTTAGACCCAATAATGAGGCCTTACTTGACTATTTAAATACTGAATACAAAAAGTAA
- a CDS encoding peptidyl-prolyl cis-trans isomerase, putative: MLNKSIKGGRIIGNKCFRWWNNLHISWKIAIGFTVMFPPLWNYNERKKAKRKQVYYNKAIRDYVFFDIAVENKYIGRILIGLYSDQVPLSVENFIQLSEGYKVKDKYIGYRNTYIHKIYPGIGLIGGNVLNDKEGLSIYGKKFPDENFDMEFVQDGDVALYNQGPHSNTSQFIITFAPMPILHKHNVVIGTVLKGMDIIRTIETMGTKLGNPMYDIKIINCGLYRSLEEDGPPFFNVTSILDKNNQNFISKKEFEHMSEKERKELMGNAASSYKAREKRELGLTK, encoded by the coding sequence ATGCTTAATAAAAGCATAAAAGGAGGTAGAATAATAGGGAATAAATGTTTTAGATGGTGGAATAATTTACACATATCATGGAAAATAGCAATTGGGTTTACAGTTATGTTTCCACCATTATGGAATTAtaatgaaagaaaaaaggCGAAAAGAAAGCAGGTGTATTATAACAAAGCAATAAGAgattatgtattttttgaCATAGCagtagaaaataaatacattgGTAGAATACTTATTGGTTTATATTCAGATCAAGTACCATTATCAGtagaaaattttatacaaCTATCTGAAGGATATAAAGTtaaagataaatatattgggTATAGGAATacatatattcataaaatttatccTGGTATTGGATTAATAGGAGGGAATgtattaaatgataaagaaGGCTTAAGTATATATGGAAAGAAGTTCCCtgatgaaaattttgatatGGAATTTGTACAGGATGGTGATGTTGCTTTATATAATCAAGGCCCTCATAGTAATACTTcacaatttattataacatTTGCACCTATGCCTATATTACATAAACATAATGTAGTAATTGGAACTGTTTTGAAAGGTATGGATATTATAAGAACTATTGAAACTATGGGGACAAAGTTAGGAAATCCAATgtatgatataaaaattattaattgtGGATTATATCGAAGTTTAGAAGAAGATGGGCCgcctttttttaatgtaaCAAGTATTttggataaaaataatcaaaacTTTATATCTAAAAAGGAATTTGAACATATGTCTGAGAAAGAAAGAAAGGAATTGATGGGTAATGCTGCATCCTCTTACAAAGCCCGAGAAAAAAGGGAGCTTGGATTGACCAAATAA
- a CDS encoding SUN domain-containing protein, putative codes for MTIHTGNNRRHAKDEKNELKSKPKGRKGNSDNEANYNIDPHENEDNSLIQVLHSYEDFQNNNMNYGKLKPCKTKETKFGRVRKTLIKIFSLSDLEVNESNKNYFNRKKNGHSNVLLTSRMAMWNKIENNNDPMYDLKIESSHNKSFVNIIANYISMFLNDILNDRKGISYIAIFMIVLSILITCISGFITIFNDAKIDLDSWGIIPSKNSYDGVNKFMGYLKLGEEGSSKETINQNKDTQQNSKAWKFQELFDGMKNKINESINLNFINKKESGNVSETYSNIKNKQKELENNFKRIEAHLKKMESKLKELQNDIISNTSDIDYFKNDSKKEVENIKKKLQYNYQLFQNKFIDYLKIIDDIKIDVSEKKKAIFNEIENKVHANQITIEEGISNKIEHQKNYFFEKFSKLEKQMEEIEISIANKTYSNFENNEFSKNGGGEKKNVYIYADKQIEDAKKITDEENKKLLTEYKRKQIETEEENINRNNYISKKLAIIEDIRKELDILKERTEASKTFLDKVFPNLELKMLKNVENKIKYYLEIYKKDIINELTETTVISNEEKYKNMAIKQEKFQKEFFKKINIQINSQIKNIKEELNKSIDNALHSKEFKNDKELIKKINQTNYNTIETLQEKVDELYNEFILDYNQIDWALESLGAKIVYKMTSYPLNKNDFIEKFLNQIVSFLPSEEIYGMVKPMGKDPSIILKPSNFPGDCFSFKGNTGKVTIHLPATINVTSVSIQHVHENISNNANATPKYFSVYGVVDLNWPENFDESNIDYNDFKNSSLYSCLHKEYGILYPNEILEKWIKHNKNPSVIHIGDFYFDRKKRISTYQTKHCFPFKRIIFEFTENYGAPYTCIYRLKVHGQRCIRKLK; via the exons ATGACCATACATACAGGTAATAATAGACGTCACGcaaaagatgaaaaaaatgaattgaAAAGTAAACCAAAGGGCAGAAAGGGGAATAGTGACAATGAAgcaaattataatattgaCCCCCATGAAAATGAGGATAATTCTTTAATACAAGTATTACATAGTTATGAagattttcaaaataataatatgaactATGGGAAATTAAAGCCTTGTAAAACGAAAGAAACAAAATTTGGAAGAGTTCGAAAAactttaataaaaatattttcattaagtGATTTAGAAGTAAAtgaatcaaataaaaattattttaatagaaaaaaaaatggtcATAGTAATGTTCTTTTAACTAGCCGGATGGCAATGTGgaataaaatagaaaataataatgatccAATGtatgatttaaaaattgaaaGTTCTCATAATAAGTcttttgtaaatattatagCTAACTATATTAGTATGTTTTTAAAcgatatattaaatgatagaaaaggaatatcatatatagctatttttatgattgtTTTGTCTATTCTTATTACTTGTATATCTGgttttattactatttttaacGATGCCAAAATAGATTTGGATAGTTGGGGAATTATTCCATCCAAAAATAGTTATGATGgtgtaaataaatttatggGATATCTCAAACTAGGAGAGGAAGGAAGTAGTAAAGAAACTATTAACCAAAATAAAGACACCCAGCAAAACAGCAAAGCGTGGAAATTTCAAGAATTGTTCGATGgcatgaaaaataaaataaacgaAAGTATTAATCTAAATTTTATCAACAAAAAGGAAAGTGGTAATGTATCTGAAACGTAttctaatataaaaaataaacaaaaggaattagaaaataattttaaaaggATAGAAGcccatttaaaaaaaatggaatcTAAATTAAAGGAATTacaaaatgatataattaGCAATACTAGTGATATagattattttaaaaatgattcaaaaaaagaagttgaaaatatcaaaaagaaattacaatataattatcaactatttcaaaataaatttatagaTTATCTCAAAATTAttgatgatataaaaatcgatgttagtgaaaaaaaaaaagcaattTTTAATGAGATAGAAAACAAAGTGCACGCTAATCAAATAACCATTGAAGAGGGTATttctaataaaatagaacatcagaaaaattatttttttgaaaaattttctaaattgGAAAAACAAATGGAAGAGATAGAAATAAGCATAGCCAATAAAACATACtcaaattttgaaaataatgaattttcGAAAAACGGGGGtggtgaaaaaaaaaatgtatatatatatgcagataaacaaattgaagacgcaaaaaaaataactgatgaagaaaataagaAATTGTTGACcgaatataaaagaaaacaaatagaaacagaagaagaaaatattaacagaaataattatatatcaaaaaaactAGCCATAATAGAGGACATAAGAAAAGAGTTAGacatattaaaagaaagaaCAGAAGCATCGAAAACATTTTTAGATAAGGTATTTCCGAATCTTGAACttaaaatgttaaaaaatgtcgaaaataaaataaaatattatttagaaatatataaaaaagatattaTAAATGAACTTACAGAAACAACAGTAATATCTAAcgaagaaaaatataaaaatatggcAATAAAGCAAGAAAAATTTCAAAAGGAgttctttaaaaaaattaacattCAAATTAATTcccaaataaaaaatataaaagaagaaCTAAATAAATCTATAGATAACGCTCTTCATAGTAAAGAATTcaaaaatgataaagaacttataaaaaaaataaatcaaacTAATTATAATACTATTGAAACCTTACAAGAAAAAGTAGATGAActatataatgaatttatattaGATTATAATCAAATAGATTGGGCTCTAGAATCATTAGGAgcaaaaattgtttataaaatgaCTAGTTATccattaaataaaaacgattttatagaaaaattcCTAAATCAAATTGTTTCATTTCTACCCTCCGAAGAAATATATGGAATGGTTAAACCAATGGGAAAAGACCCatcaattatattaaaaccTTCAAACTTCCCAGGAGattgtttttcttttaaaggGAATACAGGAAAAGTAACTATACACCTTCCAGCTACTATTAATGTTACATCTGTTTCAATACAACATGttcatgaaaatataagtaaCAACGCAAATGCAACtccaaaatatttttctgtTTATGGTGTTGTTGATTTAAATTGGCCTGAAAATTTCGATGAATCAAATATTGATTATAacgattttaaaaatagcTCCTTATACTCATGTTTACATAAAGAATATGGTATTTTGTATCCCAATgaaattttagaaaaatggATAAAACATAACAAAAACCCAAGTGTCATACATATAGGTGACTTTTACTTTGatcgaaaaaaaaggatATCTACCTACCAAACCAAGCACTGTTTTCCATTTAAGCG AATTATATTCGAATTTACGGAAAACTATGGTGCCCCATATACTTGCATTTATAGACTTAAGGTACATGGTCAAAGATGCATAAGAAAGTTAAagtaa